The sequence TATAGATTTCCACctttttgataatttttttttaaacagtACACTTGTAATTGCTATGTCATCCCTTTTGGACCACTATTCATGTCATGCTATTTATTTAGGAACTGGTGACAGGAGTTCGCCTAGGGGGACGAATATGTCTGAAGTGAATTCAGATCTTGATAAACCACAGTTGAAAATGAATGAACCGACTTTGGAAAGGTCTAAAACTGAGAGGCGTCAACAAAGTCCATTACCTGCTGAGCAGGCAGCACGCATTTTTGATGAAAATTTGCCCATTCAGAAAAAGGTATGCAAGTCATTGGGTTATTTTCTTTTCAGTTTTAATTATTTCTAGTATTACTTGTTTTATATTCCCTTACGTCTTAATAGTAATACATTACTGACACTGATCACAGTGGACAAAACTATTTGGTTTTGTAAATCAAACTTTCAGATTTTCTAAATGGTTCATTTTGGTTGTCACAATCAATTGGTTTTATCGCAGTTCTAATTACTCCCCTTCTTCAAAAGATTTAGGAAAAATATGCCAGTTTGTGTTTCAAAATGCACACTATTATCTGCTCTTCTCGTATTTTTCTGCAGTCTGCCATTCATTTGAGAAGTTATTTTCCAATTATGCAGCTTGAAATGCTGAAGCGGATGGGTACTGTGAAACATGATGGTACTGTTGAGTTTGAAGTTCCAGTGGATGCTAAACATGGAGGttttgattttgaagatgctggtagtGAAGCTGTTGATGAGGAACCTATTGACTCAACAGACCTTCAGTATATACCACCGTTGCAAATAGTAATGCTTATTGTTGGTACCCGTGGAGATGTACAACCATTTATTGCTATTGGTAAACGCCTGCAGGTTATAAGCTTAGACCCTTTTCTGTATACTGACATTTTTTTCATGACATCTCGGAATTCCCTTAGCTTAGCTTTTATTTGTCACTTTGGGAGCAGCACTACATCAAGAAATAGAAGCCCAGCATGTCTGCAGAAAATAGAGTCTTACTTGTCCTCATCGACGTACATTTCACTAATTTGGTTGGTGTTGTCATCCCTTTCTCATACAGGATTATGGTCATCGTGTTAGACTAGCAACCCATGGGAACTTCAAGGAGTTTGTCTTGACTGCTGGTTTGGAGTTCTATCCTTTAGGTGGAGATCCAAAAATTCTTGCTGAATGTACGTAATTTCCGTAACTTCTTGAGTAGTTCACACTTCTGAATCAACATCTCAAATTTTTATTGGATACCTCATTGCATTTTTATTCTGACTCTATCTGAATGCTTAGCTGCTGAGAATTTCAAATGATATGCAATTTTTGAGCATTTCCTATCTTGGTGCTTCTTAAacaaaatgtttttatttttatttggattgACATTTTGTGGTTGATCAATTTTCTAGAAGCGAACAATAGTCCCTACAGTCATATTATTTCCATTACCACAAGCATGTATGGGGTCATTTTGTTCCAATGTACTATTGGTTTCACATTCTAGCTTAGCTAGTCCTGCTAGTCTATACAAGCATCAAATGAAAAACCTAACAAAGTCCTTCGCTCAAATACAAAGTTGTAAACCCTAACatgtttttatttgcttgttGGATCATCTGTTTATCTTGTTAAAAACTCGTTCTGGTTTTGTGTTGGAAAGTCTCAGTTTGTTAAACTATATCTGAAACTATCATTTGTGAAGAGAAGATATTACACATTGGTTCAGTAAATAAATGTAGAAAGAGGTTAAGAGGGCAAAGCCTTCAAGACAGTATCTGGGTCTTCTAAGACACAGATCTTATGTTTTTTAGGTGTGATTCCTAAAACCAAAAGTTgctaacaaaaaagaagaaggtggTTTTGTACGTTTTGAGCAGTTGAGCTTTCTGTTACCAGAGAGGTGACTCAGACTGTTATCTTAATACGGAATCAATTTGTTATTAAAGCTGTTTAATGATCTCATAGATTGATGTTTGATCTTACTGTGCTGTAAATGGATCATCCTGCAGTTCTGTTAGCAAGCTAGTAGCAGTCCAGTGAATTTTCCTCGAGTTCTGGCTGTATCGTAGTCGATATTCTTTAAGGATTTAATTGAGATGGGATTTAATAGAAATGGTATTTTTGATGTTAATAAAAGATAAAAGAAAGAGCAGAGAAAGGAaacttttagttttagtttttgtaaagCATTATCTTCTTTACACTGTTGGAATCCAAACTTAAGTTGGTGTTTATCTTTCTCTCTGCTCTTGCGAGAAAATTTATGTCAGATTTATTATGGGAAATTGGGAATACCAATGCCCTGGAGTCTTTTGCTTCCTGTTTACTATCTATTATATGAGCACCAATATCTTGGAATTCACTGCTTTGTGTTTACTCTCTTCAGTCATCCTTTTTCTCTAAATTTAGACGAAGCAATGAATGACTCATTCCTACAGTTTTATAACCATTGCAGTTGTTTACTGATAAAAGTTGATGATCTTTCTTTTCTGTTTACTTTTAGTTGGTTTTCATGCATGGAGTAGGTGATATTGTAAGACCAGATCATAATGTAAAACTAAAGCCACTCAGAATTTTTTATATTTCAATCTGAAAATATCTTGCATCTTTCATATGTGGGATTGCAAGGTCAGGCCAACTTATTGAGATAGTTTCTTTCATGCTAACATAAGTTAAATTTGTCTAGGTGCCTTGTTTTTTAATTCCTGGTACATATAGTTCAACTGTTTTAAGCATGACACATCTAGCTCTTTTAATTAGTTTTAGATATGTAGTATACATAATACATGTATGTGCATATGCCCCACTAATTTACCTTTCTTTTCAGACATGGTAAAAAACAAAGGATTTTTGCCTTCTACTCCTTCAGAAATACCTATTCAGCGTAAACAGTTGAAGGAAATTATCTTTTCTTTACTCTCGGCATGCAAAGAACCAGATCTCGATTCTGGTATTCCTTTCAAAGCAGAAGCAATAATTGCCAACCCTCCGGCATATGGTAGGTTTACTTACTTTTCTGTTATGGCGACTCTCTAACTCTCCCTGCCTGTATGTTTTTCAGCACTCATAATGCAATGTGACAAACTTAGGGTCTCTTTCATGTAGCATTTATAAGGGTTCTTAAAAGCTGTTGCTTAAAAAGTTGTTTAAGTagctaataaaataaaaaatgcaagGATCATCTGAATTGGCTTTGCAGACATGATGTGCAGAAGTCAAACACGTTCATAGTCTGTACTTGTGATTGCCATTGTTATCTTCTGTTTTAAATGATCATCATAAGATTTAGAGATAATGTGTTTTCGTGAGCATGAGCAACTGTTAACATCTATTTATGCTTTGCAGGACATGCACATGTAGCAGAGCATCTAGAAATACCGATCCATATATTTTTCACAATGCCATGGACGTAAGATTATATATCAACAGTTATTCATTTATTATATCtccatttttttgttgttttttgttgttgtattttgtGACTTCGCATGGCTCTTGTATCTTCAGACATGATACAAAAGTTGTGTGGATGTGAAGAGTCTTTCTCTTCACCGTTCTTTGcactattcattttttttttccacaaTATGATATGAGGTCTACTTAAGTTGACGATGCATTCATTTACTATCTTATGACAGGCCAACTAGTCAATTTCCACATCCTTTATCCCGTGTCAAGCAGCAAGCTGGTTATAGGGTTGGTCCACTTCAAATTAACTTATAATTTCTTTGATTGTTAATGAGTGATCTGGCAGGTTATTTTTCTGTCTGATTCTTTTGGATTTTTGTTCTGAATTTATTTACAGGTATCATATCAAATTGTTGACTCAATGATTTGGCTTGGAATCCGAGATATGATAAATGAATTTAGGAAGAAAAAGCTGAAGTTACGACCAGTTACGTATTTAAGTGGTGCCCATGGATCTGGATCTGATGTTCCTCATGGGTATATCTGGAGTCCTAACCTCGTTCCAAAGCCCAAAGGTATGCATCTATGTTCCCATTGTCGGTATTAAACGTCTTTCTGGTTAGGTGCGGCGTTAAACCCAAACTGGCCTGGAAGTGATATCAATATATACTCTGTAGTCAATTCAGATTCGGAGTTAACTCTTTGAAGATGACTTTGGTTCTGCTAAAGCTCACCAATTCATGTGGTCGTGGAGAATGCACCACTCTTTGGATACCGTTTTCATACATTTTGGTTTAGGAAATTGTCTAATGCAGTTTGATTGCTTGATTTGCAGATTGGGGGCCTAAAATCGATGTTGTTGGGTTTTGCTTCCTTGACCTTGCGTCAAATTATACACCACCAAAACCTCTGCTAGACTGGCTTGAATCCGGTCCAAAGCCTATCTATATCGGGTTTGGAAGCCTTGTGAGTGTTCTTATTCTCTTGAGTAGGATTTTTAATTTCTTTAAAATATAAGTATTTAATTATGTTTCCATTTTGGAAGTGCTCAGTCATGCTCTAACTACATTGGTACATATTAGGATTCTTCAAAACAAAAATTTACTAAACTCTTTATCAACTTAGAGCCTAACTCGATTATACTTCCTGGTTGGCATAAAAATAATTAGATGATAAAATTTGACTGAACGCTCTAAATGAATACACTAACTTAATAATTTGATATCTATAGCCACTTAGAATCAATTCTTTGATACACTGGCTTTAGCTTTACAAATACCATCAGCACCAAGTTGTATTACGCATACCTTCGCATTGAACTATAAGGAGATCATTCTGAGGTGGTTGTTGTGCGTTAGACCAGAAGCTGGAGTGACAGTAAAGAGATGATGCTTGGAGATTCATGTCTGGATTCTCCGGTGGATCTGTTTAATTAGTATTGGAGAGTTGAAATCTAAGTCAAAGAACAAGCAATTTGTACTCAGTTCGATATGATAACAGCATAAAAAGACGAAAGCAAAGCAAACAAAAGTGAGAAACTCATTTTGTATGAATGTGATGTGGAAGTGATGAGTGATGCTGTACATTCTAACCACAGAAACGTGCCTTTACAATTGTGTTATACTGTATGATATATTAAGTTGTATTGCATCTCCTTGTTGAATTTTCTTTACAACCGTCGGCTGCGTTTCATAACAAGTTGCGTTCCTCTGAAGCCTGTTCAAGAGCCTGAGAAAATGACCCAGATCATTGTTGAAGCTCTAGAAATCACCGGGCAGAGAGGCATAATCAACAAAGGGTGGGGTGGTCTTGGAGAATGTAAGTTCGTATTTTCTACTCCACACGCTATGTTAGCCATTCCATTGGTATTTCGAGAAAGTTTCTTCTGTTCTTATATTAGTTTttcattgtttttttctttcttttattaacATGAGATAATACATGATCAGTGGCAGAACCTAAGGAATCAATTTATTTGCTGGACAACTGTCCCCATGACTGGCTTTTCTTACAATGCACGGCTGTGGTACGATTTGCTTTCATTACTTATGTCTGAAATCGTCATTCTTCAAAGATTGTTTAATGTGTTTCCTGCCCTAATCAAGTATTACTTCTTTTTGTGAAAAATCAAGAATATAAATCCATCCCATGGCATCTCTTCCTACAATTATCCTTGTTCATGTCCTCTAAGTAGAACTCCTTGAGCACCAATGGTTTTAGTTACTTTTTCATTGAGCTTTATTTTGAACTAAATTTCTGTTGTTGTAGTTAATTTTCAAGCTTCCACTACATTATCTTAATACTTGGAGAAACTTAGCTGTGTCCCACCCAAATCCCATTGATGTATCAGGAGTTGTTTTGAAATGTCGCACAACGTAACAAATCCACCTATATTTTGCACTAGCAGTTCTGTATTGGAATGCATAATTAAGAAATACATGCAATTGCTGAGAGCTTCTGGATTTTCATGGTAATGAATACCAACTGTCATTTTGCGCTGTACGCAACACTATTTTTTTCATTTCAAAACAACAAAATCTAGCTTCTtttcaagataaaaacaaaaacttacttgtgtttggaaGTGTCTACTAGAGTCAGCTGCTGAATTTTATAGTTGTTAATAGCATTATACCTGTGTTGACAGTTCCATTGGATACAGTACAAATAATGCTCAAATTGCATTCGGTCAAATGTACCTTTGGTGCTTGAATGTTGGCGTGGTctcgccaaccatgccaacccaATTATATAGCATTTTAGTTAGCATAATACCACTGGGGTTTCATTCTTTATGAGAGCCTTGGCCCAACTCTCTCTCAAAACGACATAAGATTGCAAGTTAAGACTTGGAACCATAAGTGTAACGCCCTTAGAGGCAAGTAGGATATCACACTAGGGAtttcctttgtcttttcttttcttcttgttgGAGGTGGGTTTATCTGTTTTTTTACACCGCTCCTAGTGAATATCAATATTTTCCTCATTTAACCACCCAATGAGGTCAAGGTGTGGGGTTTTCCAGGACATGCCAAAAGGTGGTAGTTCTTACCATGCCTGAGGAAGTTGTAAATGGGTATTGGGTTTGCTAAACGAGGAAAGGGATATCTACTATTATCACCTCATCAAAGAAATGAaaaccatgttctatttataaaTTGGATACAGTTGAGATAAGAAAGATAGAGATACCTATGTTTGAGTGCTTCCACAATAAATAATATCTAATCTTGTATGCATGGTTAAGCTACGTTCCTTAGATATTTTCAAACTTCATTCTCtgtttcagttttctttttcctTAGAAATGTCAAGTCTCACTATGTAATTTGTTCCGACATTATCTGTAGGTTCATCACGGTGGTGCTGGAACAACAGCTGCTGGACTTAAAGCTGCGGTAAATGCTGCTACACTACTATTTTAATTTATTTGCTGGAAGTTTATAGTTGATCATATCGATGACTTGTCATAAATCactatttttcttttctctaGTGCC comes from Papaver somniferum cultivar HN1 chromosome 7, ASM357369v1, whole genome shotgun sequence and encodes:
- the LOC113296832 gene encoding sterol 3-beta-glucosyltransferase UGT80A2-like isoform X2, which produces MTSSRGEEGKNSSEMAVDPQLHHPHNSSSEDVSVIMESIDAGGLEETKGTPGSKGEDDDANNSSISGTGDRSSPRGTNMSEVNSDLDKPQLKMNEPTLERSKTERRQQSPLPAEQAARIFDENLPIQKKLEMLKRMGTVKHDGTVEFEVPVDAKHGGFDFEDAGSEAVDEEPIDSTDLQYIPPLQIVMLIVGTRGDVQPFIAIGKRLQDYGHRVRLATHGNFKEFVLTAGLEFYPLGGDPKILAEYMVKNKGFLPSTPSEIPIQRKQLKEIIFSLLSACKEPDLDSGIPFKAEAIIANPPAYGHAHVAEHLEIPIHIFFTMPWTPTSQFPHPLSRVKQQAGYRVSYQIVDSMIWLGIRDMINEFRKKKLKLRPVTYLSGAHGSGSDVPHGYIWSPNLVPKPKDWGPKIDVVGFCFLDLASNYTPPKPLLDWLESGPKPIYIGFGSLPVQEPEKMTQIIVEALEITGQRGIINKGWGGLGELAEPKESIYLLDNCPHDWLFLQCTAVVHHGGAGTTAAGLKAACPTAIVPFFGDQPFWGERVHARGVGPPPIPIDQFSLQKLVDAINFMLDPKVKEAAVELAKAMENEDGVTGAVKAFFKHLPRKKPISDQQATTPLPSGGLFGLGKCFGCS
- the LOC113296832 gene encoding sterol 3-beta-glucosyltransferase UGT80A2-like isoform X1, translating into MTSSRGEEGKNSSEMAVDPQLHHPHNSSSEDVSVIMESIDAGGLEETKGTPGSKGEDDDANNSSISGTGDRSSPRGTNMSEVNSDLDKPQLKMNEPTLERSKTERRQQSPLPAEQAARIFDENLPIQKKSAIHLRSYFPIMQLEMLKRMGTVKHDGTVEFEVPVDAKHGGFDFEDAGSEAVDEEPIDSTDLQYIPPLQIVMLIVGTRGDVQPFIAIGKRLQDYGHRVRLATHGNFKEFVLTAGLEFYPLGGDPKILAEYMVKNKGFLPSTPSEIPIQRKQLKEIIFSLLSACKEPDLDSGIPFKAEAIIANPPAYGHAHVAEHLEIPIHIFFTMPWTPTSQFPHPLSRVKQQAGYRVSYQIVDSMIWLGIRDMINEFRKKKLKLRPVTYLSGAHGSGSDVPHGYIWSPNLVPKPKDWGPKIDVVGFCFLDLASNYTPPKPLLDWLESGPKPIYIGFGSLPVQEPEKMTQIIVEALEITGQRGIINKGWGGLGELAEPKESIYLLDNCPHDWLFLQCTAVVHHGGAGTTAAGLKAACPTAIVPFFGDQPFWGERVHARGVGPPPIPIDQFSLQKLVDAINFMLDPKVKEAAVELAKAMENEDGVTGAVKAFFKHLPRKKPISDQQATTPLPSGGLFGLGKCFGCS